Proteins from a genomic interval of Schistocerca piceifrons isolate TAMUIC-IGC-003096 chromosome 3, iqSchPice1.1, whole genome shotgun sequence:
- the LOC124787790 gene encoding mpv17-like protein 2 isoform X2, producing the protein MQFMRLGKIHVLRQLASGCRNVGHTMFNKYLLLTNVGISMCLSATGDVIQQHYEMMHNERKNVELIRTRNMSISGVTVGVVCHFTYNYLDKKLPGRSLQTVLKKVVVDQLVFSPIYLTVFFFTLAILEGSNWVTLKKEVTHKAWRLYLAEWLIWPPAQVINFYFLPTKFRVLYDNTISLGFDIYTSYIKHNIPIEEEKVTLEEK; encoded by the coding sequence ATGCAGTTTATGAGACTTGGTAAAATCCATGTGCTGAGGCAGTTGGCAAGTGGATGTCGCAATGTGGGACACACTATGTTCAACAAATACCTTCTTCTCACCAATGTTGGAATCTCCATGTGCCTCTCTGCTACTGGTGATGTCATCCAGCAACATTATGAGATGATGCATAACGAAAGAAAAAATGTGGAGTTAATAAGAACCCGAAACATGTCCATATCAGGAGTTACTGTTGGTGTTGTATGCCACTTTACATATAACTACTTAGATAAAAAGCTACCTGGAAGATCTCTGCAGACAGTTCTGAAAAAGGTTGTGGTGGATCAACTTGTATTTTCTCCCATAtatttaactgtgtttttcttcacTCTGGCAATATTAGAGGGTTCTAACTGGGTGACACTAAAAAAAGAAGTTACTCATAAGGCATGGCGGTTGTACCTAGCAGAATGGCTAATTTGGCCTCCAGCACAAGtaataaatttctattttttaCCAACAAAATTTCGCGTGCTGTATGACAATACCATATCTCTTGGGTTTGATATATACACTTCATACATCAAACATAATATACCTATTGAGGAAGAAAAAGTGACTCTAGAAGAAAAGTGA
- the LOC124787790 gene encoding mpv17-like protein 2 isoform X1, translating to MFRNGRPIKFQTRWQPKMQFMRLGKIHVLRQLASGCRNVGHTMFNKYLLLTNVGISMCLSATGDVIQQHYEMMHNERKNVELIRTRNMSISGVTVGVVCHFTYNYLDKKLPGRSLQTVLKKVVVDQLVFSPIYLTVFFFTLAILEGSNWVTLKKEVTHKAWRLYLAEWLIWPPAQVINFYFLPTKFRVLYDNTISLGFDIYTSYIKHNIPIEEEKVTLEEK from the coding sequence GTGGCAGCCAAAAATGCAGTTTATGAGACTTGGTAAAATCCATGTGCTGAGGCAGTTGGCAAGTGGATGTCGCAATGTGGGACACACTATGTTCAACAAATACCTTCTTCTCACCAATGTTGGAATCTCCATGTGCCTCTCTGCTACTGGTGATGTCATCCAGCAACATTATGAGATGATGCATAACGAAAGAAAAAATGTGGAGTTAATAAGAACCCGAAACATGTCCATATCAGGAGTTACTGTTGGTGTTGTATGCCACTTTACATATAACTACTTAGATAAAAAGCTACCTGGAAGATCTCTGCAGACAGTTCTGAAAAAGGTTGTGGTGGATCAACTTGTATTTTCTCCCATAtatttaactgtgtttttcttcacTCTGGCAATATTAGAGGGTTCTAACTGGGTGACACTAAAAAAAGAAGTTACTCATAAGGCATGGCGGTTGTACCTAGCAGAATGGCTAATTTGGCCTCCAGCACAAGtaataaatttctattttttaCCAACAAAATTTCGCGTGCTGTATGACAATACCATATCTCTTGGGTTTGATATATACACTTCATACATCAAACATAATATACCTATTGAGGAAGAAAAAGTGACTCTAGAAGAAAAGTGA